In Granulicella mallensis MP5ACTX8, the sequence GCGCGGATGGGGCGCCTTTGGCTAAAGAAAGAAACTACTTCTTGGGCGGAGCGATGGTGTCCTTCGCGACCTTGGCCACGCGGAACTTAACAACGGTCTTAGCCTTGATCTTGATGGCCTCGCCGGTCTGGGGGTTACGACCCACGCGGGCCTTGCGCTCAGCCTTCACCAGCTTGCCGATACCGGGGATGGTGAACTCACCGTTCTTCTTCGTCTCCTTGACGGCAGTTTCTGCCAGCAGTTCGAGGAAGGCTGCGGTCTGCTTGTTCGTGAGCTCGAGCTTCTCTGCCAGCAGGCGGACAAGCTGTGTCTTTGTAATTCCCTTTGCCATGTTGTGTACTCCTTCGTTTCCGAATGATTGAGCATGGGCTTTCGCCCATTCCCCGCAGCTTGAATACGGACACTAATCGCCAGTGTTCATGCGGGTGCGGAGAAAACCGCGCCGAACATCACCTTCAACCTTCCTGAACTCTTTGTCAACGGGAAATATCGTGTTTCCACAAGTTTTTTATGGGTTTTTCCGATATTTCACGGTTTTTGTCCCTAAACAGGTACAAAACAGGCAAAATCGTCCATCAAAAGAGGGGTCTGGAGGGTTTGCGAACCGCCTCCGACGCCTCAAGAATCGCTCCATTCAGGGCATGTACCAGGGGTGCCGCGAGACGAAATCTCTGCACCGCTTCCTTCAGGAGTGCAGGCTCGAGCGCGATCTCGGAAGGCAACGAAACCTGCACACCCCAGTTCTTCGCGCGCAGCAGTTCGTCCGCGGGATGGTCCGCGGGAAAGCCCTTGGGCATACGCGTCAGGGACGATGAATCGATCCCCGACATCGGCGGTTGGATCTTGCTTCCCGCGCTGCGGGCGCGCGGCTTGAGGATCGCAGCCTGCAGAGCGCGATACTCCTCATGGTGCTCCGCCAGCCAGCGGCGGATAGCCAGCAACTGCTCGCGCTCGGGCATGTAGACGCCGGCGGAGATATGCACCTCCTTGGGGCTGACGTGCAGATAAAAGCCGCCGCCGGAGGTCTTCTCCATGCCGCGCCGCGCCCACCAGGCGGCGACCTGGCGTTTGTACGGACGCTTGTCGGAGCTGAAGCGCGTGTCGCGATAGATGCGCATCATCGTCTTATTGGCCGGACGCACGTGCTCGGGCGCGAAGTCGTCCATGGCCTTATTGATCTCGTCGATGAACGCGAGCATCGGCTGTTTGAGCGCGCGATCGTAGACGTCGCGCCGCGCTTCGAACCACTCGCGATCGTTATAACGTGCGAGGCCGCGAAGAAATTTGAGGGTCTCGGGGGTGAAGTACGTAGACATAACGACTCTGATGCTATCGGACTTCAACTCCACTCAAGAAAAACAGCGGAGACCGAAGTCTCCGCTGTGGTCGCATCGTCGCTCAAGCGGCCTATTTCGCCGGTTCAACGGCATTCGGATACAGCCCCGGAATCGGCGCGGACAACTGCTTTTCCAGCTCCGGATGCGGGAACGGCTTGCGCGGCATCATCTCGTCGCGCTGGCTGGTGTTCCAGAGAAAGATCGCCTCTACGATGGCAGCCTGTTCGAGATCGGCCTGGTGCAGGCGGTCATAGGTATCCATGTCCGAGTGGTGAGTGCGCGTCTCGTAGTCCAACGGGTCCTGAATAAACTGGAAGCCCGGCAGGCCTACGGCGTCGAACGACAGGTGATCCGTACCTCCCGTATTGCGATTGCTGATGGTCGTTACGCCAAGATCGTGCAGCGGGGCAATCCACTGCGCGAAGATCGGCGCAATCGCAAAGTTCTCCTGCGTATAGACGCCACGTACCTTGCCGGTGCCGTTGTCGAGGTTGTAGTAGGCGTCCAGCGTCTCCCACTCTTTGGTCGTCTGCAGAGGGCCGCGATTGCGGCTCATGTAGCTGGGCGTGCCGACGGGGTCAGGCGTAGCGGGAGCGGCGAAGGTGCCGAAGTGCTGTTTCACATAGCCCTGCGAGCCGAAGAGACCCTCTTCTTCTCCGGACCACAGCGCGATCCTGATCGTCCGGCGCGGATGCAGATCCAGCGCCTTCAGGATGCGCACAGCCTCCATCGCGACGATGGAGCCTGCACCGTTGTCCGTCGCGCCCGTACCGGAGATCCAGCTATCGAGATGGCCGCCGACCATGACGACCTGATCCTTGAGGTCGGAGCCGGGAATCTCGGCAACCGTGTCGAAGCCGTGCTCGTGGTCGCCGGTAAACTTCGTCTCAATGTTGACCTCAACCGTAACAGGCACGTGCGCCTGCGCCATGCGTGCGAGGCGGTTGTAGTGCTCGATCATCATGACGGCGTTGGGAATCTTGACCGCATTCTCCATCGTCTGCGCACCACGGATAAGGTTTGCTCCGTTGTCGTCGAAGATGATGCCTGTGCCTCCGCCGTTGCCGCCATCGCGGCTGGGCGTGATGATGGCTGCAACACCTTCTTCGATCATCATCTTGAGTGCCCGCTGACGAAGCGCCGCGAGGCGCTGCCGCTCCGCCATCAGGGTCTGAATATTGACCGCCGGGGCGGCGTTCGCACGACGGCTCTCGGCGTTCTCCATGTCCTTGAGCTCTTCGTCAGTGTAGCGATGGAAGAGAGGCTCGGTGATATCGGGCGTCGGGCGCATGGCTCCAAGCAGCACGATCTTGCCTGCCAGCGTGCCGTGCAACTTGTCCAGCTCTTCCGCGTCGGCCAGCGGCACATAGACGATCTCTCCGGTCACGGGACCTTTCGTAGCAGGCGACCAGGGAGCGGCCTGCATCCAGAGGGGCTCTGGGTCGGGCGAGACCATGCGCGCCCAGGTGTTGATCTGCTGCCAACCCATGCCGAACTCGCCCCAGTCTTCGAGGTGCGCGTTTTCGAGGCCGATCTTGCTCAAGGTATCGCGTGTCCAGGCGTTGGCCTTGGCCATGTTCGGCGAGCCGGTGAGTCGCGGACCGATGCCGTCGGCCAGTGCCGCGCCAAAATCCATCACCTTGCCGTGCTGCAGGCCCTCCGCACGAATACGCGCGTACATCGTGAGATCGAGGTTTTCGGTAGAAGGCTGTGGACCGTAGTAGGACGGAACGTTTTTAGATTCCGTCCTGGCCTCGGCGGGCTTTTTCTTCTCGGTGGCGTGGGCTGCCGTGGAGAGCAACGCAGCAAGGGCAAACAGGGTCGTGCTACAGCGCAAAGAGGTGCGGAGGAAGGCGGGCATGAAGACTCCTTGGAGGGTGGTGCCAGTGGTAGATGTGGAGAATACGCCTGGCTGGCGAGGATAGTTTCGCTGATGGGGTGATTGGTCTGAATTACCCCAAAATTGTCATCTCGACCGAAATGCAGGGCGCGGCGAACGCGTTTTTGTTTGTTGGGGTGCGCGCATGTTGGCTTTATCGTGGCTATCCAGCCCGCCTTGTGGTGGGCGATCCCATGAACACAAAGGGGGCCCAGAGGATCAAACGGCCGCGGCGGCGCAAAAGCGCGCTAACTGTGCCGTGACTTCCGTGCCATGCGCCGGGCCCACTGTACGCCCAGATAGCTCAGAGCCAGCGCCATGA encodes:
- a CDS encoding M20/M25/M40 family metallo-hydrolase, with protein sequence MPAFLRTSLRCSTTLFALAALLSTAAHATEKKKPAEARTESKNVPSYYGPQPSTENLDLTMYARIRAEGLQHGKVMDFGAALADGIGPRLTGSPNMAKANAWTRDTLSKIGLENAHLEDWGEFGMGWQQINTWARMVSPDPEPLWMQAAPWSPATKGPVTGEIVYVPLADAEELDKLHGTLAGKIVLLGAMRPTPDITEPLFHRYTDEELKDMENAESRRANAAPAVNIQTLMAERQRLAALRQRALKMMIEEGVAAIITPSRDGGNGGGTGIIFDDNGANLIRGAQTMENAVKIPNAVMMIEHYNRLARMAQAHVPVTVEVNIETKFTGDHEHGFDTVAEIPGSDLKDQVVMVGGHLDSWISGTGATDNGAGSIVAMEAVRILKALDLHPRRTIRIALWSGEEEGLFGSQGYVKQHFGTFAAPATPDPVGTPSYMSRNRGPLQTTKEWETLDAYYNLDNGTGKVRGVYTQENFAIAPIFAQWIAPLHDLGVTTISNRNTGGTDHLSFDAVGLPGFQFIQDPLDYETRTHHSDMDTYDRLHQADLEQAAIVEAIFLWNTSQRDEMMPRKPFPHPELEKQLSAPIPGLYPNAVEPAK
- a CDS encoding DUF2461 domain-containing protein → MSTYFTPETLKFLRGLARYNDREWFEARRDVYDRALKQPMLAFIDEINKAMDDFAPEHVRPANKTMMRIYRDTRFSSDKRPYKRQVAAWWARRGMEKTSGGGFYLHVSPKEVHISAGVYMPEREQLLAIRRWLAEHHEEYRALQAAILKPRARSAGSKIQPPMSGIDSSSLTRMPKGFPADHPADELLRAKNWGVQVSLPSEIALEPALLKEAVQRFRLAAPLVHALNGAILEASEAVRKPSRPLF
- a CDS encoding HU family DNA-binding protein, with the translated sequence MAKGITKTQLVRLLAEKLELTNKQTAAFLELLAETAVKETKKNGEFTIPGIGKLVKAERKARVGRNPQTGEAIKIKAKTVVKFRVAKVAKDTIAPPKK